From Magnolia sinica isolate HGM2019 chromosome 13, MsV1, whole genome shotgun sequence, one genomic window encodes:
- the LOC131222918 gene encoding protein DETOXIFICATION 51-like — protein MCNPTTPAAEKTPPPPPHIYLTIVSLSNSTTQNPKPSKQPQTQFPSLAEIFAEGKSLFDLSFPIALTALLLYSRSAVSMLFLGSLGDLELAAGALAIAFANITGYSVLSGLALGMEPLCSQAFGARRPKLLSLTLHRSVLFLLSASIPISILWLHVSKIMSFLGQDTNITALSQKYLLFSLPDLISYSFIHPIRIYLRAQGITHPLTLASCAGAILHLPINLLLVTRLGLGVSGVAAASAMSNLIVLAFLVLYVWASRIHVPTWAPLSRDCLTGWGPLVRLAAPSCVSVCLEWWWYEIMIILCGLLANPKATVASMGILIQTTALVYVFPSSLGFAVSTRVGNELGANQPQKARVSAFVSVSVAAVMGFLAMGFAAGMRNTWGKMFTSDGEILRLTSAALPIVGLCELGNCPQTVGCGVLRGSARPSAAANVNLGAFYLVGMPFAVGLGFWLAVGFCGLWLGLLAAQVCCAGLMLYVVWTTDWDAQARRAQVLTCAGGGGAEVVGDVSVMQVGGEGEPLISIKVGPSS, from the coding sequence ATGTGTAATCCAACGACTCCAGCTGCCGAAAAAACGCCCCCACCACCACCGCATATCTATCTAACGATCGTCTCCCTCTCTAACAGcacaacccaaaacccaaaaccatccaaacagccccaaaCCCAATTCCCTTCCCTTGCGGAAATATTCGCAGAGGGGAAATCCCTTTTCGACCTCTCCTTCCCAATCGCCCTTACGGCTCTCCTCCTCTACTCGCGCTCTGCCGTCTCCATGCTCTTCCTCGGCTCGCTTGGTGACCTAGAGCTCGCTGCGGGCGCTCTCGCTATCGCTTTCGCAAACATCACAGGATACTCTGTTCTGTCAGGCCTCGCGCTCGGCATGGAACCGCTCTGCTCGCAGGCTTTCGGGGCCCGCCGTCCCAAGCTGCTTTCTCTCACCCTCCACCGCTCCGTTCTCTTCCTCCTCTCCGCCTCAATACCCATCTCCATCCTCTGGCTTCACGTGTCAAAGATCATGTCTTTCCTCGGCCAGGACACCAACATCACGGCCCTCTCTCAGAAATACCTCCTCTTCTCCCTCCCCGACCTCATTTCCTACTCCTTCATCCACCCCATACGCATCTACCTCCGCGCGCAGGGCATCACACACCCGCTCACATTAGCGTCGTGCGCCGGGGCCATCCTCCACCTCCCCATCAACCTTCTGCTCGTCACCCGCCTCGGCCTTGGCGTCTCTGGCGTCGCGGCCGCTTCCGCCATGTCGAACCTCATCGTCCTGGCGTTCCTCGTCCTATACGTGTGGGCCTCCAGGATACACGTGcctacgtgggccccactgagcaGGGACTGCCTGACCGGATGGGGCCCGCTCGTCCGGCTTGCGGCGCCAAGCTGCGTGTCGGTCTGCCTCGAGTGGTGGTGGTACGAGATCATGATTATCCTATGCGGGCTCCTCGCGAACCCGAAAGCGACGGTGGCGTCGATGGGGATCTTGATACAGACGACCGCGCTCGTGTACGTCTTCCCGTCCTCGCTCGGGTTCGCCGTCTCGACCCGGGTCGGAAACGAGCTTGGTGCTAACCAGCCCCAGAAGGCTCGGGTCTCGGCATTCGTATCCGTTTCCGTCGCGGCTGTCATGGGCTTCCTCGCAATGGGATTCGCTGCCGGGATGAGGAACACGTGGGGGAAGATGTTCACAAGTGACGGCGAGATCCTACGGCTGACGTCGGCCGCGCTGCCGATCGTGGGGCTGTGCGAGCTCGGGAACTGTCCCCAGACTGTCGGGTGCGGAGTGCTGCGGGGTAGCGCACGGCCAAGCGCTGCAGCTAACGTGAACCTGGGCGCATTTTACTTGGTGGGGATGCCGTTTGCGGTGGGCCTTGGGTTCTGGCTCGCGGTCGGCTTTTGCGGACTCTGGCTCGGTTTGCTCGCTGCTCAGGTGTGCTGCGCGGGCCTGATGCTGTATGTTGTGTGGACCACAGATTGGGACGCGCAGGCAAGGCGCGCTCAGGTGCTAACTTGCGCGGGTGGCGGAGGGGCAGAGGTCGTGGGGGATGTAAGTGTGATGCAGGTCGGAGGCGAAGGCGAGCCGTTGATTtcgattaaggtgggcccatcatcATAA
- the LOC131224118 gene encoding uncharacterized mitochondrial protein AtMg00860-like yields MLKDNQLYAKLSKYEFWEKEVKFLGHVVKAEGITVDPAKVEAVSKSEQPTTVTEVWSFLGMAGYYRRFIKEFSRIARSLTQLTKKNGRFSWDENVEAAFQELKMRLTSVSVLTLPQEGEKFVEEMGTKLKFSTAFHPQIDGQNERVNQILEDMLRACVLDFQAN; encoded by the exons ATGTTAAAGGATAACCAACTATATGCTAAGTTGTCTAAATACGAGTTTTGGGAGAAGGAAGTGAAATTCTTGGGGCACGTAGTAAAGGCAGAGGGAATAACAGTCGATCCAGCTAAGGTGGAAGCAGTATCCAAGTCGGAACAGCCCACTACAGTGACCGAAGTTTGGAGTTTCCTAGGCATGGctggatattatcgacgctttattaaGGAATTCTCCAGAATCGCACGGTCGCTCACTCAACTGACGAAGAAGAACGGCCGGTTCTCATGGGACGAGAATGTAGAGGCAGCGTTCCAGGAGTTGAAGATGAGATTAACTTCTGTGTCGGTGCTCACTCTCCCACAAGAAGGGGAGAAGTTCGTG GAAGAGATGGGGACAAAGCTCAAGTTTAGTACCGCATTCCATCCTCAGATTGACGGACAAAATGAGAGGGTAAATCAGATCTTGGAAGACATGTTGAGAGCTTGCGTTCTAGACTTTCAGGCTAACTAG